The following are encoded in a window of Mycobacterium vicinigordonae genomic DNA:
- a CDS encoding DUF2530 domain-containing protein, with amino-acid sequence MSTEPQPPPLPPAMLTIWPIIIVGALGWAVATAVAFLVPSLESWRPITIAGLGVSALGTSIFVLQLAAARRGARGAQSGLERYLEQKQED; translated from the coding sequence TACCGCCGGCGATGCTGACAATATGGCCGATCATCATCGTCGGCGCGCTGGGCTGGGCGGTCGCGACCGCCGTCGCATTCCTGGTCCCCAGCCTCGAAAGTTGGCGCCCTATCACCATCGCCGGCCTGGGCGTTTCAGCGCTCGGCACCAGCATCTTCGTGCTGCAGTTGGCCGCCGCCCGACGCGGCGCGCGCGGTGCGCAATCCGGGCTCGAAAGATATCTCGAACAAAAACAGGAGGACTGA
- a CDS encoding SRPBCC family protein, whose translation MATPTALLQAQVDIDAPPAKVWALISDLRRMPQWSPQCRWMRQFGPLRAGTRTLNFNRRNKLFWPTTSTIVEVVPEQKLAFRVDTNRTIWTYELEPHGEGTRLTESRHAENGVTAFSSMSVNALMGGTSSFERELVEGMQTSLAKIKAAAEKG comes from the coding sequence ATGGCCACCCCTACCGCGCTCTTACAAGCACAAGTCGACATCGACGCGCCGCCGGCGAAGGTGTGGGCGCTGATCTCCGACCTGCGGCGAATGCCGCAGTGGAGCCCGCAGTGCCGGTGGATGCGACAGTTCGGCCCGCTGCGCGCGGGCACCCGCACCCTGAACTTCAATCGGCGCAACAAGCTGTTTTGGCCGACCACCAGCACAATTGTGGAAGTCGTCCCGGAGCAAAAGCTGGCTTTCCGGGTCGACACCAACCGGACGATTTGGACCTACGAACTCGAGCCACACGGCGAGGGCACCCGGCTGACGGAGAGCCGGCACGCCGAAAACGGCGTCACCGCATTTTCCAGCATGTCTGTCAACGCGCTGATGGGTGGGACTAGCAGCTTTGAACGCGAGCTGGTCGAAGGTATGCAGACGTCGCTCGCCAAGATCAAGGCGGCCGCCGAGAAGGGTTAG